From the Colletotrichum lupini chromosome 10, complete sequence genome, one window contains:
- a CDS encoding MFS drug transporter, whose amino-acid sequence MFKSTNSANRTAQEAADINASNPESSYTPDTALESPTPTDKRAEKHMFNEQTNYVSKVKVITIFLACASVDLVALMDQTTLAASLSIVGNYLHAGQQLSWLANGYFITSTVGQLLYGRLSDIWSRKVILMVGLAIFGLGSLASSLAQTATQLIVFRCFTGLGGGGLMTVAQMIVSDVVPLRERGKYQGILASFSSRPLLHLHPRLYSLPESPVLLTSWLLKGAVTALANGIGPVIGGTLSSKGGDSWRWIFRLNLPLTALSAGCALFFMPLRKVDGDWKVKTRAIDFVGIFLALAGTTSLMLGLTWGGGEYPWASAAVLTTLIVGAFICVIFVLWQWKGPKYPLVPLDIFRARMTIGACITMAINGWNFVVQVYYIPTFYQLVYNYGATRSGVMLLPITLVQTASSTLSGLIVHWVGRYRECILFGWLCWSVGLGLMSTLNETSGLGKQIGYSLLIGVGVGNTLQPALVAIQAGVLRKDMAVVTSFRNFVRNLGATFGLAICGTILNNIVKNSVNGLDLSAERLDSLLSNPQQYLSSLSDEEAQRIRDVLAPAYQRSFKVIFELGSGLAAAGFFVAWFLMPHIDLARPDDHKLKEQGHQAQLKGNAEKSP is encoded by the exons ATGTTTAAGAGCACCAACTCAGCGAACCGCACCGCTCAGGAGGCTGCGGACATCAATGCCAGCAACCCCGAAAGCTCCTATACGCCAGATACGGCGCTGGAATCGCCGACGCCCACAGACAAGAGAGCAGAGAAACACATGTTCAATGAACAGACAAATTATGTTTCCAAAGTTAAGGTCATCACG ATTTTTCTAGCATGCGCCAGCGTGGATCTCGTAGCACTCATGGACCAGACCACCTTGGCAGCTAGCTTGTCTATTGTTGGCAATTACCTCCATGCAGGACAACAGCTATCCTGGCTCGCTAATGGCTATTTCAT CACATCCACAGTCGGGCAACTCTTATACGGCCGTCTCTCGGACATATGGTCGCGTAAGGTCATTCTAATGGTCGGGCTGGCCATCTTTGGCCTTGGGTCTCTTGCATCCTCCCTGGCCCAGACAGCTACACAGCTGATTGTTTTCCGCTGTTTTACGGGTCTTGGCGGTGGCGGACTCATGACAGTTGCACAAATGATCGTTAGCGATGTAGTGCCTCTTCGTGAGAGGGGGAAATATCAGGGTATTTTGGCAAGTTTCTCCAGCCGGCCACTTTTACATCTCCACCCTAGACTCTATTCCCTGCCAGAGT CCCCTGTTCTGCTAACATCTTGGCTTCTCAAGGGCGCCGTCACTGCATTGGCCAACGGAATAGGCCCGGTCATCGGCGGCACTCTATCCTCCAAGGGGGGCGACTCATGGCGCTGGATCTTCCGTCTGAATCTGCCCCTAACGGCGCTATCTGCGGGATGCGCACTATTCTTCATGCCCCTCAGAAAGGTCGACGGGGACTGGAAAGT AAAGACACGAGCCATTGACTTCGTAGGCATCTTTCTTGCATTGGCTGGCACTACGAGCTTGATGCTTGGTCTAACCTGGGGCGGTGGCGAGTACCCCTGGGCCTCTGCAGCCGTCCTCACTACCCTAATCGTTGGCGCCTTCATCTGCGTCATCTTTGTTTTGTGGCAGTGGAAGGGACCAAAATACCCGCTCGTGCCTC TGGACATCTTCCGCGCCCGAATGACCATTGGTGCATGCATTACAATGGCTATAAACGGCTGGAACTTTGTCGTTCAGGTCTACTACATTCCCACTTTCTATCAGCTCGTCTACAACTATGGGGCCACTAGGTCTGGTGTTATGCTTCTTCCCATCACCCTGGTTCAGACCGCGAGTAGTACTCTCTCTGGACTCATCGTCCACTGGGTGGGACGTTACCGCGAGTGCATCTTGTTCGGCTGGCTCTGCTGGTCGGTCGGTCTGGGTCTCATGTCCACTCTCAACGAAACTTCCGGCTTAGGAAAGCAGATCGGCTATTCCCTGCTCATTGGCGTGGGTGTGGGCAATACTCTTCAGCC TGCCCTGGTAGCCATCCAGGCGGGCGTCCTAAGAAAGGACATGGCCGTTGTCACATCCTTCCGCAA CTTTGTTAGGAACTTGGGGGCTACATTCGGACTCGCCATTTGCGGCACAATTTT AAATAACATTGTCAAGAACTCTGTCAATGGCCTGGATCTAAGTGCAGAACGACTAGACTCCCTTCTCAGCAACCCACAGCAATACTTGTCGTCGCTTTCCGACGAAGAAGCGCAACGTATTCGCGACGTTCTCGCTCCTGCGTATCAACGATCGTTCAAGGTCATTTTTGAGCTTGGTTCTGGCTTGGCAGCAGCAGGTTTCTTCGTCGCATGGTTCTTGATGCCACACATTGATTTGGCCCGCCCTGACGACCACAAATTAAAAGAGCAGGGCCATCAAGCGCAACTCAAAGGGAATGCAGAAAAGTCCCCATGA
- a CDS encoding L-amino-acid oxidase: protein MILHTSSVVLAALYAGSSLAAADSQRPLLKDFDALGAWFEEVAAINATSGLQNAEQAKNTTVAIIGAGITGLATALMLDSVGVHNWEILEASHQIGGRLRTIYVGNTQEWAEMGPMRLPYKIKYKSDNATLEYSDHAMTFQLADWLNEMNEDSHTDLNISFIPWIQHSPNELLALGTGRHPDGSIPTRADIAANSSLGKPAPMNTQEYKDVKAKMSEILLNEETLREIQRDVWRVHGRAMRRGLDDVSQQSMMRNVWNASAEVADAIHGATDYDVFWDEMHHNSNLAQDGSKGTLGETEWRCVDGGFSRFSDAFLPHVQDRLILNRQVRAIEAVKDGQNMVTGTKVSWVDVDSNRTQTKPGPQQSKTYDYTMLAVPFTMTRMMRLPSFSPTLSRAMAERGLRFKDACKVGLLFSERFWEKGDRPIFGGYSTPPDAAVGALYYPVYGHNESGRPGLILHYRGGDWSSRFASLSEEQHVGMVLDAIASLHGEQVRELYTGVYERLCWLDEPFIATAWTRPDVAQHALYIPAYHQTESNVIVLGEHTAPTHAWISSSLYSAVRGAVQLLLEIGLVDEAKQLNQRWMGRWIDME from the coding sequence ATGATCCTTCATACAAGCTCAGTCGTGCTGGCTGCCCTGTATGCCGGCTCAAGCCTTGCAGCCGCCGACTCCCAAAGACCACTGCTAAAAGACTTTGACGCTCTGGGCGCTTGGTTTGAGGAAGTAGCCGCTATCAATGCCACTTCTGGCCTTCAAAATGCGGAGCAAGCCAAGAACACCACCGTCGCCATCATCGGAGCGGGTATCACGGGCCTAGCCACGGCCCTTATGCTCGATAGTGTTGGTGTGCACAACTGGGAGATACTCGAGGCTAGTCACCAGATCGGTGGACGCTTGCGGACTATATACGTCGGAAACACCCAAGAATGGGCAGAAATGGGCCCTATGCGTCTTCCATACAAGATCAAGTACAAGAGTGACAATGCGACCCTCGAGTACTCTGATCATGCCATGACGTTCCAGCTCGCAGATTGGCTCAATGAGATGAACGAAGACAGTCACACCGACCTGAACATCAGCTTTATCCCCTGGATCCAACACTCGCCTAATGAGTTGCTAGCGTTGGGCACTGGCAGACATCCCGATGGCAGCATTCCTACTCGTGCCGATATTGCTGCAAATTCGAGCCTTGGCAAGCCAGCACCAATGAATACACAGGAGTACAAGGACGTCAAAGCGAAGATGAGCGAGATTCTTCTTAACGAAGAAACACTCAGAGAGATCCAAAGAGACGTATGGAGAGTGCACGGGCGCGCTATGAGGAGAGGGCTCGACGATGTTAGTCAGCAAAGCATGATGCGCAATGTGTGGAACGCGAGCGCCGAGGTAGCGGACGCCATTCACGGTGCTACTGATTACGACGTCTTCTGGGACGAGATGCATCACAACTCGAACTTGGCACAGGATGGCAGCAAGGGCACCTTGGGCGAGACAGAGTGGCGATGTGTCGATGGCGGCTTTAGCCGCTTCTCTGATGCTTTTCTACCACACGTCCAAGACCGCCTCATCCTGAATCGTCAGGTCCGGGCGATTGAGGCTGTCAAAGATGGTCAGAACATGGTCACAGGCACAAAGGTCTCTTGGGTCGACGTTGATTCCAACAGAACCCAGACGAAGCCAGGCCCTCAACAGAGCAAAACTTACGACTATACAATGCTCGCAGTGCCTTTCACCATGACGCGAATGATGCGCCTTCCGTCTTTTTCGCCCACGCTGTCGCGGGCGATGGCTGAGCGCGGCCTCCGCTTTAAAGACGCCTGCAAAGTTGGATTGCTCTTTAGCGAACGTTTCTGGGAGAAAGGTGACCGTCCCATATTTGGTGGTTACTCAACGCCTCCTGACGCAGCTGTTGGAGCTCTCTACTACCCAGTCTACGGGCATAACGAGTCGGGGCGCCCAGGTCTCATTCTGCACTATCGTGGAGGCGATTGGAGCAGCCGTTTCGCCAGTCTCAGCGAGGAACAACACGTCGGTATGGTCCTCGACGCTATTGCTTCTTTACATGGCGAGCAAGTTCGAGAGCTTTACACAGGCGTCTATGAGCGCTTGTGCTGGCTGGACGAGCCATTCATCGCCACTGCTTGGACACGCCCGGATGTGGCTCAGCATGCGTTGTACATCCCGGCATACCATCAGACTGAGTCGAATGTTATTGTACTCGGTGAGCATACGGCTCCCACACATGCGTGGATCAGCTCCTCTCTTTACTCTGCCGTTCGTGGTGCCGTTCAACTATTGCTTGAGATTGGTTTAGTCGATGAAGCTAAGCAGCTGAACCAACGGTGGATGGGACGATGGATTGATATGGAGTAG
- a CDS encoding short chain dehydrogenase — protein MGSITGAFSDAFRWVNWISIYTLPSRLRIYAHISPNGDAPWALVTGASDGIGRAFASELATQGFNVVLHGRNHAKLTIVASEFRKRYPARSFRILVADASAVPGVNYNGVERPLQPVDSSQTPPDFASIQAELRDLHLTLVINNAGGGPTNPVFSPLVDCSTDRIASNVSLNALFPLHLTRVLLPVLRQNAPALVMNISSMADEGFPLLASYSASKQFLMTMTRAVGLELKLDDDSSNVELLGVRIGRVTNVSHLKEAPSLFTPDSQTMARAALARTGRGHGIVVGYWGHALQQASSSFLPRWAKDQVMMAIMREQRAGELRKQ, from the exons ATGGGAAGTATCACCGGGGCTTTCTCCGATGC ATTCAGGTGGG TGAACTGGATTTCCATCTACACCCTTCCTTCGAGACTCCGCATCTATGCGCACATCTCTCCGAACGGCGATGCGCCCTGGGCCCTTGTGACGGGTGCTTCGGACGGCATTGGCCGCGCTTTTGCATCTGAATTGGCGACACAAGGGTTCAATGTCGTGCTTCATGGACGAAACCATGCTAAACTTACGATCGTTGCGTCTGAGTTTCGAAAAAGATACCCCGCAAGGTCTTTCCGCATACTGGTGGCAGACGCGAGTGCCGTGCCAGGTGTAAACTACAATGGGGTTGAGCGGCCACTTCAACCCGTCGATTCATCACAGACTCCCCCGGATTTTGCATCAATACAAGCGGAACTTCGTGATTTACATCTTACTCTAGTTATCAACAATGCGGGAGGTGGTCCCACCAACCCGGTCTTCTCGCCTCTCGTCGACTGCTCAACGGACAGGATCGCCAGCAACGTCAGCCTGAATGCGCTCTTCCCACTTCATCTTACAAGAGTGCTTCTACCGGTTCTCCGCCAGAACGCACCGGCCCTGGTGATGAACATTAGCTCCATGGCAGACGAGGGATTCCCTCTACTAGCGTCTTACAGCGCTAGCAAGCAGTTCCTCATGACTATGACACGTGCCGTGGGTCTTGAGCTCAAACTTGACGATGATAGTAGCAATGTGGAGTTGCTAGGTGTCCGGATAGGTCGAGTTACGAATGTTTCGCACTTGAAGGAGGCTCCGTCGCTATTTACGCCCGATTCTCAGACTATGGCCCGAGCCGCCCTGGCACGAACCGGTCGTGGGCATGGGATAGTTGTTGGATATTGGGGCCATGCGCTGCAGCAAGCCAGCTCTAGCTTCTTACCGAGGTGGGCTAAAGACCAAGTCATGATGGCTATCATGCGTGAGCAAAGAGCTGGAGAGTTGAGAAAACAGTGA
- a CDS encoding glyoxalase/Bleomycin resistance protein/Dioxygenase produces the protein MSGICKVLDYDAPVGKVKSPSGLAHVVLRTGNLPRMVDFYTTFLGGSVTYGNEMISFITYDNEHHRIALIGVPGTAIKNPASCGLEHIAFSFDTLEALLLAYRHRKIRGIEPVWCVNHGPTTSIYYKDPDCNMLETQVDNFNTVEEATAFMMSDAFTENPIGVDFDAEEMIGALRAGGDEKVLKKRREIGPRRLPDFSSM, from the coding sequence ATGTCGGGAATTTGCAAGGTTCTCGACTACGATGCTCCAGTTGGCAAGGTCAAGAGTCCATCGGGCCTCGCCCACGTTGTACTACGAACCGGCAACCTCCCCCGCATGGTTGACTTTTACACCACGTTCCTCGGGGGCAGCGTCACCTACGGCAATGAGATGATATCATTCATCACCTACGACAACGAGCACCACCGTATCGCTTTGATCGGGGTTCCAGGAACGGCGATCAAAAACCCGGCGAGCTGCGGCCTTGAGCACATCGCCTTCTCTTTTGATACTCTAGAGGCTCTGCTGCTCGCCTACCGCCACCGTAAGATCCGGGGCATCGAACCCGTCTGGTGTGTCAATCACGGCCCTACGACTAGCATCTACTACAAGGACCCGGATTGCAACATGCTGGAAACGCAGGTTGATAACTTTAATACGGTCGAGGAGGCCACTGCGTTCATGATGAGCGACGCCTTTACCGAGAACCCGATTGGTGTAGACTTTGATGCCGAGGAGATGATTGGGGCCCTGCGCGCTGGAGGGGACGAGAAAGTGTTGAAAAAGCGGCGCGAGATTGGCCCTCGTAGATTGCCGGACTTTTCAAGCATGTAA